One Anguilla rostrata isolate EN2019 chromosome 15, ASM1855537v3, whole genome shotgun sequence genomic window carries:
- the rbm26 gene encoding RNA-binding protein 26: protein MIIENLDALKSWLSKTLEPICDADPSALAKYVVALVKKDKTEKELKALCIDQLDVFLQKETQTFVDRLFDAVNSKSYLPQFEQPTSTGRTELHQRQDKDDLKKDEPNKEDEREKKFSRRVNHSPPQSSSRYRDNRRGDDRKKDDRSRKRDYDRNPPRRDSYRDRYNRRRGRSRSYSRSRSRSWSKDRPRDRERDRERDRDRDRTRSRSRSQSRTRSEKDAGKPKYEHERAERCEPVESYTPAPLVAGAVSSHFPVPTLSSTITVIAPTHHGNSTTESWSQFHEDHPLEHGSYGRGPPQRKRCRDYDEKGFCMRGDMCPFDHGSDPVVVEDVNLPSILPFQAQPHPVVDGPPPPGLPPPPPLMTPPPVNLRPPVPPPGTMPPSLPPVAGPPPPLPPLQPSGMDAPPNSITSSVPTIVTSGVHLPPPQAPPPLLTSDTYEHDVYNPEAPSITSSARPMYRHRVHAQRPNLIGLTMGEDLPPREKPMSNNNMRIVVESDPRKRPGGHLDGGGPPKKPWFDKHCFNKPNHQGFHKKMAPLNAKLDVWQIPAELNNISKLNEHFSKFGTIVNLQVAYRNDPEAALIQFSTHEEAKRAILSTEAVLNNRFIKVYWHRQDLPPQAPLQTGLQSAPQAPVATLKQSVKDRLGPIPCSDPEPSQDPSVTATNTAKMSVKDRLGLPPKPSVPGGKVFSTSTGLTKTVYNPAALKAAQKSLPFSNTAFTEEALKKKQEALKLQQDVRKKKQEILEKHIETQKLLISKLEKNKSIKPEDKAKVMETLTMLTKNITKLQAEIKAVSSGNAQKVVKSKAQAQKELLDTELDLYKKMQAGEDIAQLRIKYTQLQLEAAKRGILASGRGRGGHARGRGSHRSRGRGGRGRGRGAHTHAVVDHRPRALDISGFTESDRVDLLPHFAQFGEIEDYQIEESSQTAVITFSTRAEAELAAVHGMKLNNQELKLAWHKPAVPLSTADPDEAEPEEEEFPEQSLVDDALLQDDDEEDDDNEPRSWRR from the exons ATGATCATAGAAAACCTTGATGCCTTGAAGTCGTGGCTTTCAAAGACCCTCGAACCCAT ATGTGATGCGGATCCTTCTGCCCTTGCAAAGTATGTGGTTGCCTTAGTGAAAAAGGACAAAACCGAGAAGGAACTGAAAGCACTATGCATTGACCAGTTGGATGTATTTCTTCAGAAAG AGACGCAGACCTTTGTCGACAGGCTTTTCGACGCTGTGAACTCAAAGAGCTATCTACCTCAGTTCGAGCAGCCCACATCCACTGGAAGGACAGAACTTCACCAGAGGCAGGATAAAGACGACCTGAAAAAAGATGAG CCAAACAAAGAGGATGAGAGGGAGAAGAAGTTCTCAAGAAGGGTGAACCACAGCCCCCCCCAGTCCAGCTCGCGATACAGAGACAACCG ACGAGGGGATGACCGCAAGAAAGACGACCGCTCCAGAAAGAGGGACTACGACCGGAACCCACCAAGGCGGGACTCGTACCGAGACCGCTACAACCGCAGGCGCGGTCGCAGCCGCAGCTACAGCCGCAGCCGAAGTCGCAGCTGGAGCAAGGACCGCCCGCGTGACCGGGAACGTGACCGGGAGAGAGACCGCGACAGAGATCGCACCAGGAGCCGGTCCAGGAGCCAGAGCAGGACCAGGAGTG AAAAGGACGCTGGGAAGCCCAAGTATGAGCACGAGCGGGCGGAGCGGTGCGAGCCGGTGGAGAGCTACACTCCGGCGCCCCTGGTGGCCGGTGCCGTGTCCAGCCACTTCCCCGTGCCCACGCTCAGCAGCACCATCACCGTCATAGCGCCCACTCACCACGGCAACAGCACCACCGAGAGCTGGTCGCAGTTCCACGAGGACCACCCGCTGGAGCACGGCTCGTACGGGAGGGGACCTCCCCAGCGCAAGCGCTGCCGTGACTACGACG agAAAGGCTTCTGCATGCGCGGGGACATGTGTCCATTCGACCACGGGAGCGACCCCGTGGTGGTGGAGGACGTCAaccttcccagcatcctcccCTTTCAGGCCCAGCCCCATCCCGTGGTGGACGGCCCGCCCCCTCCTgggctccctccccctcctcctctgatGACGCCCCCGCCCGTCAATCTGCGCCCTCCCGTGCCCCCGCCAGGCACCATGCCCCCTAGCCTCCCGCCCGTCGCAG GCCCGCCtccgcccctcccgcccctgCAGCCCTCTGGAATGGATGCCCCGCCCAACTCCATTACCAGCTCTGTGCCAACCATCGTCACGTCAGGGGTgcacctgccccctccccaagccccgcctcctctcctcacGTCAG ACACGTACGAGCACGACGTGTACAACCCCGAAGCGCCGAGCATAACCAGCAGCGCCCGCCCCATGTACCGGCACCGGGTGCACGCCCAGCGGCCCAACCTCATCGGCCTGACCATGGGCGAAGACCTGCCCCCCCGAG AAAAGCCCATGAGCAACAACAACATGAGGATAGTGGTGGAGTCTGACCCCCGGAAACGGCCCGGGGGCCACCTCGACGGAGGGGGCCCCCCAAAGAAGCCCTGGTTTGACAA GCACTGTTTCAATAAGCCCAACCACCAGGGGTTTCACAAGAAGATGGCGCCTCTGAACGCCAAGCTGGACGTGTGGCAGATCCCCGCCGAGCTGAACAACATCAGCAAGCTCAACGAACACTTCAGCAAGTTTGGAACCATCGTCAACCTGCAG gTGGCGTACCGGAACGACCCCGAGGCGGCGCTCATCCAGTTCTCCACACACGAGGAGGCCAAGCGGGCCATCCTGAGCACCGAGGCCGTGCTCAACAACCGCTTCATCAAGGTGTACTGGCACCGGCAGGACCTACCGCCGCAGGCCCCGCTGCAGACG GGCCTGCAGTCGGCCCCGCAGGCCCCCGTGGCCACCCTGAAGCAGTCAGTGAAGGACCGCCTGGGCCCCATTCCCTGCAGCGACCCCGAACCCTCACAGGACCCCAGCGTGACTGCTACG AACACGGCAAAAATGTCGGTGAAAGACCGATTGGGACTTCCCCCAAAGCCCTCAGTTCCCGGAGGAAAG GTGTTTTCCACGTCCACGGGTCTGACGAAAACCGTGTACAACCCAGCGGCACTGAAAGCGGCCCAGAAGAGCCTGCCCTTCTCCAACACCGCCTTCACTGAGGAGGCTCTGAAGAAGAAGCAG GAGGCTCTGAAGCTTCAGCAGGACGTCCGGAAAAAGAAGCAGGAAATTCTGGAAAAACACATCGAGACGCAGAAG CTGCTGATCTCCAAACTAGAGAAGAACAAATCCATAAAGCCTGAGGACAAAGCTAAAGTGATGGAGACTCTGACCATGCTGACGAAGAACATAACCAAACTGCAGGCCGAAATCAAGGCCGTCTCCAGCGGAAACGCTCAGAAGGTGGTGAAGAGCAAAGCTCAG GCGCAGAAGGAGCTGCTGGACACAGAGCTGGATCTGTATAAGAAGATGCAGGCTGGAGAGGACATCGCTCAGCTGAGGATTAAATACACtcagctgcagctggag GCCGCCAAGCGAGGGATTCTGGCCTCGGGACGTGGGCGGGGTGGCCACGCCCGGGGCCGTGGGTCTCATCgcagcagggggcggggcgggagagggcggggcaggggggcccACACCCACGCCGTCGTCGACCACCGACCGCGGGCGCTGGACATCTCGGGGTTCACGGAGTCGGACAGAGTGGACCTGCTCCCTCACTTTGCA CAATTTGGTGAAATTGAAGATTACCAGATTGAGGAGTCCAGTCAGACCGCGGTCATCACCTTCAGCACCAGGGCGGAGGCGGAGCTG gctgCGGTTCATGGGATGAAGCTGAATAATCAGGAGCTCAAGCTGGCCTGGCACAAACCTGCTGTCCCTCTCAGCACTGCGGACCCTGATGAGGCCgagcctgaggaagaggag TTCCCTGAGCAGTCCCTGGTTGATGACGCCCTGCTGCAGGACGACGACGAAGAGGACGACGACAACGAGCCGCGGTCCTGGCGGAGATGA